AatagcttttcttttttcctcctttcccctTTCACATCCAGTGCACGAAATTCCGCACGAAGTGGGCGACTTTGCGATCCTGCTCCGGTCCGGATTTAGCCGCTGGGATGCGGCCAAGGCGCAGCTTCTTACCGCCGGGGCCGGTTTGCTCGGTGCGCTGGTGGCGATCGGTGGTAGCGGTGCTACGACGGCGCTGGAGGCAAAAACCTCCTGGATTGCACCGTTCACTGCCGGTGGCTTTCTGCACATTGCACTCGTGACGGTGCTGCCGGATCTGCTGGACGAGTCGAGCCCGTGGGAATCGTTCAAGCAGTTTGCCGCCCTGCTGCTCGGCATCGGACTGATGGCGTTCATGACCATTTATCTGGAACATTAGAGTTTATGGTAACAGTACAAGGTACATTTCTTCAAGGCTGGCTGGTTTCCGGCGGCAAGTACACAGTACACGGCGTGCGTGGTTCGTTTGTTGCGTTGCGCATCGGAAACGGTacgtttatttttgtataGATATTTGTTAAACTGTCCCGTAACAAACAACTTACACGCTACAAAATCACACGCACGATATAATGTGATAGGTTAAGCTGACGATTACTACTATCTACCTACACCTGGTAGGGGAAATAGACAACACCCTTTCCCTCCCATACTGAACGGTAACAAGCGATGTAAATATAAATCATGATGCATTGAAAGAGAGCGCCAAGAGAGAACGATTCTGAACCGTCTTTCAAAATTAAGTTAGTTGCTAATTGAGTAAGATACGTAGAATGGCAGGCGTGGTTGGAAATTATAGTTAATAGCAGTAAGGAACAAATATAGGACTCCAACacacgtgcgtgcgtgcgtgcgtgcatatAGGCTAGCAGGGACACGGTGTGATCGAATCACGAAGAAATTAGACGATGCCATATGTTACTATATTATTGATGTTGTCTTCCGATTTCGGAGGAGCGTTTTCCGATAAAAGTAAACAATTACTTCAGCAAACATTGTAATACTTTGCCATTTATTCAAAATCCACTCCTCTCACGCACAACAAAACAGACTCAATGATAGTTGATGAATGATAGTtagacggtgtgtgtgtgtctagcAAACTAGTCGGACCGAACCACcaatcctcccccccccccttctatGAAGCAATTATTAATGTAACGTGTATCTGTATATTCCAACATTTCTCAATTTGTATAATCAATTTGTATAATGGATGAAATATAGGGGTAAAAACACACTTCGCGCCCCGGGGAGATTGATTGTGATAGAATCTTTCGTGCGCGTTTACATCACTTGAAATCAACGCGAAAGATTAACGCTGTTGTGTTAGTATGTAAACAAAAAGGTCAAATAAATTGCATCTCAATGTGAGAAAGTGTTTGAAatttgtgttgtttctttGCTCTGCATAATTTGCAGTAACATATGTTTCTGTAGAATCGttaggaaaaaaggaaaaaaaaacatttataacattaaaaaaatgtttcgcCGCCCCCGGGTGGACTCGAACCACCAACCTTTCGGTTAACAGCCGAACGCGCTAACCGATTGCGCCACGAAGGCGATGAATGACGAGGTGCTTAAAGCAGTATATAAATTAAGCTGCGCGCTTGAACTGACAATCACACATTGTagaaatgtttaaatatttgaatcAAACATATGTTTAAAATCATAACTTCCGCATAATCAAGGAATTTTTCGAAGAAAACCACATTAATTAATATCAACCGGAGTAACGAATGCTTCAGTTCACGTATAATACACTCCAAACAGAAGCATAACAGGGTTTACAGCAAGCTTGCGGTATCGTAGAGAGTGCTAACGGTATGGTCGCAATTAAAAATTTCTAATAATTTTTAAGTCGATAAAAGAAGCTATGTTACTGGCACAGCTTCGCCAAGTTCGATAGAGAGGCCCCGATAAAGAAGGTTTTTTTCGATTTGCATCAATTGCATCTCGCCGTAAGACTTTTCTATCAATTTCAGACGTGAGTGTTTACGTTAGCGGAAATGATTCGTTCGCCCGGTTTTACTAAGCTCAATTTCCTCCTGCTCTTCGTTTCCTACGCTCTTTAGATCACGTAGTTTCTTCCACCTCTCCACCAGTCAAGGGTATTAAAGACTCGTGCGACGCAAAACAATATGAGAAACCTACTTCGCAAATAGACCCAAGTGCAGCATCGTCCACACATGAGCCAATCGTAGAGCAACTGATGGTCGTCACCAACTGTCTTCAACCCCACCACCACTGCAAAACCCCGGCAATGTTTTTAATCGTTCGAATTGACTTTTTCCATGAACTAATAACGGCAAATGATTGAGAAggagctagagagagagagagatagagagcgcGAGAGCGCCCGCTTGTGCGTGGGGTAGGGTTTGAGGGTAATGCACTCGCGCGATGCACTTACATACAAGCGTCCACCCCTTGCGTCCACCAAAATGGTGCAACACCGTCGCGCAAAAGGTAACAGCACACAGCGTGTGGGAGTGAGCCGCCAGGTGATGCTGCTGGGGGGTCTTTTCTCGTTGccaatagttttgttttccttctgcACTCATCTCCGCTGAGAATCGGGCTAAGTGAGTGGAAAAACAATGGTACTTGCGGCGCATTTGTCGTCGCGCGATGCAGCAGCATCTTGGGCGCTTGCATAAACACACTTCATTCATTCGTTCAGCTGCAGAGAGACAGACAGTGGACAGGGGTCGAAAATAAGGGCACAACATGGTTTTCCGCGGTCTCATTAAAGAGGATAATTTTGGAGGCTCATTTTCGATGCAATTACTGAGACGGCACAGGCCGGCGGAGGTCAAAGATGATTACGACCCTCGGAGAGAACGATTGTTCACGAAAAGTCCATTTCCACAGCACCGAAAACAACTGAAGTATTGCGCCGTTTTGTGCAGAGAATTGCGAGTGCTGTTTTGGACGAAAATCCAGGAAAGCGCATCCCCCGTTTCTTATGGATAaccacgcacatacacacatacacacacacacacacacacacacacacatatactgGATGCCGGTGTTATGTGACCACGGAGAAGACCAACAATCAACAACCTCAACAAATCCTCCCCCTGTTGTCATTCCATTCGGCCGTAAATACTTCCGCGAGCGCGAGCGCCCGCGCGCAAGCGCTACACGTGGTTGCTGCAGATGCGTAACCTGATCCGTTCTAAACCTTCGCTCCCTTCTCCCGCACGTATAGGCGGCTTCGCAGGAAATTCCAGTGGAAAgaaatcaaacacaaaaaccagAAATcagatacacacatacacaccttcCCTATGTCTCCCCCTTAGCAAACGGCACGTTAGGGATTTAACGATGCGCATAGAAGAGGAGAAGGCGGCACACACAGGGAACCATTCGCCATGTCCAGCCGTCTAAGCGCGCTGGCGCGCCTTGTGTGCATCCTCTAAGATTGTGGGTGCGTGAGCGAGAAAGGTCCATCTCCTCCAATGAAGAAGGGGGAGTTGTGGCGACGCAGACGCAATGCTATTACCTCTTTGGCCACCACACGCGCAAGAGGTACACGTTCGCGCGCTCCAGTTCCATAGCCGCGCGTTCAGTTGCAGATCGAGCGAGTGATCGATTGGATCGCGCACGTTGTGTTGTCGAGCGTGCGTGCAAACAGCGCTTTACTCAaccctatgtgtgtgtgtggcggagTGAAACTTGCAGTTGCAGTTTTCAAAAGTGGAATTTAAGTTTGTTTCTCCAGCACAGAAGACAATGTTGCTGACCGATCGATCCCAAGCGATCGTGGGACTGCTGATCTTGTGCTGTGGATCAGCGGCCATAGCGCAGGAGATGAGCATCAGCGAGGAGCTGGAAACGTGCAGCATGCTGGATCGGCCAGTGCTGGTGCGCGAGTTCGGTGCTGACGGGGCGGATGATTTTTTCGGTAAAATCACGGTGCTGTACAATGTGGCGCCGCCGAAACCGGTGCAAACGCCGCGCATCTTTGCCGATCGGGATCCAATCTTCTACAACAAGATCGACTACCGGGAGCAGATCAAgtagtaagtgtgtgtgtatgtgcgcgaatgtgtgtggttcgttttgtttgctgcacATAGTGTAAAGCTATTCCTTGTGGAAAATCTAGAGTTCGATTGATAGTGATAGTGCTACACGGTGCACGTGTAGGCAAGTGGTCGACATAGTCGACATGGCCTGTCTTGGTGTGGTGTAAATCTTGTAATGTGGATGTTTTAAGCTCATTTAGTATGATTTTATATTAATTGAAGTTTTACAGTAAATTATCCACGTGTGATTAGTGTTGAAATGCTTGATATTTGAGCATTTTCATAATAAAGTGAAATCCTTTACAAAAGTGATATATATGTGACAAAAGCTAAGATGTGGTGCTAGTAGCATATTTTGGGGATTATTGAATAACATGCATTTGGATTTTTCATGatgcaaaaaatcagaaaaatcattttgacAAATTGTGAAGATTTCAATTACACTATCTGTAAGCAGAACATGACTTAACGCTTCTGGCAGAGTTTTATCATATAAATCAAAACTTTCCGCGCCTCGAGCCGCTTCTTACCGACAATTACTGCTAActtaaataaaaagaaacttTTCCCTCGCCCGAATGGGGACTTGAACCCCAGACCGTTGGATTAAAAGTCCAACGCTCTACCGACTGAGCTATCCGGGCTCCTGGAGGGGGAGGGGCTCGTTTCCATCCCGGTGAGATGCTGAGATTTTTGCAAGAATACATTTCATCCCCCAGTGAAGCTGTGCCTCATCATGCAAAACCAACCCCCTTTTACAAACACTCGCAACCTTCTTCTATCACTACTCACCTGTTGCTTCTCTTTGCTCCCTTCGTCTAGCTACTATAACCTATATCAGGCGTTCCACAGCCAGCCGGAGTACCGGAACGACGTACGGTTTCTGCTCAGTGCTTCACTGCACCGTGTACCGTACGAGCTGGAGGAGTACGATTTTGCAACCTTCCTCACCGCCGTTCAAACGCTGGCGGGCGAATACAATCTTACCACGTACCCGAACCGCCTGAACGAGAACCGGACGTTTGCGCTGTTTGGCCTGCGGGAGTTCCAGGTGTACGTGATCGATCGTTGCTCGCGGGTGTCGTACATCATACAGCCGCCCTGGAGCCTGATACAGTACGCGTACGTAAAGGCGGCCGTACTGTCCACCTTTTACGATCGTCCGTGTGGCAAATGTGAGGTAGGTTCGGGAGGGGGGAGACGTCTCAAGGGGGTTTTCTACATGAAGGCGATTTGTTAATAATTTAcgtttttgcttctttggACCCAAGCTGGAGAACTTTCTTAACTCCACGCTGACGGATGGTGAGAAGCTGTCGGATGTTAAAGCGGACCCTACGAAAGACGCCAAACCGTACGACGATGCGTCGGACGAGTTTTCCAACCCTgccgaggaggaggaagatcACGACGGTGGTGTGCGAGCGTACagcgaggaggaggatgatgacgacgaAAGTGATACTGATGGGAACGGTAGAACGGTGGATGAGTACAAGGCCGATAGCGATCCGTTTGCCAATCTAAGCCTCACCGAGCCGGAAGTAAATGTGTCGCTGCGCATCATACTACCAGTGCTGCACATTCACGTGCCGCCGGCGGAGAACGATACTGGCAACAACACCACCGGCGGTGACTACAAGCTACACGAGTACATTGTGCTTAACACGGCCCACGACAGTGAGGATCATTGGCAGCATCCGACGAAGGAGGAAACAAAGGTAGAAGAGCTGTCACTACCGCCGGCGGTGGTCAACTCCAGCACATCCACTCCCGTTTCTTCGGATCCAGATGGTACAAATGGGACTCCCGCGCGGGAGGATAAAATCCGTATCGGAGGCACAGACTGGTCGACGCAGGAGTTGGGAATGATACTGAACGCCAGCTCGGTACTGTACGATCGCAAGGAGCAGCGTCTGTTTGAACGGCTGCAGCGGTACAACCTTACCGGTCGGGGTGGCCAGTACGATGAGGTGGCCGAGATATCCGTCTCCAACCGGTACGACGCGTGGAACAGGCGTCGATTGCCCCCGAAAGTGGATCCAACCCGCAACAATCGACGATCGCAGATAAAGAAACACTACGCCCGTTTGATTCCGTGGCTTAACTGGACGTTCGGACGGGCAATACCACCTGCGGCCGGTAGACAACCAATTTCCGGCAGCTCGAACTAGACATTTAATGTTTGGGTAGACtttaaatatatgtatataagAATTCGTAGAGTAGGTAGGTTTAATGCAGTTGAAATAAACGTATTTGAGTTGCGACGGCTTTAGAAGATACATAGCAGACGTGTTTTTATCATCATAATCTGGGTCCATTTATATGGCCAACGAGCAATATGGTAAAGATATGAGAACTTCATAATACCCAGTTCAAGGCTGCATCTGATCGCTTTTATCTGCATTAAGATCTCTGATGGGTCCTGTTCCACCTGATCTAGACACTAAGCTCGATGACCTCCTCTACGTGGCTGATCTTTCTGGTAGGGATAAAACTATGCTGTCGCTCATCGGTTTGACATTGCCCGGTCAACAATCATTCTCCcggatgctcggtccctggctgcagcctgcTATCCATGTAGACACCGGATTTCCgacaggtctcgcttcacctgatccagccaCCGAGTTCGttgtgctcccctgcgccttaCGGCGAACGGGGGATCGCTGGGGCGTGAGTTCAGCATCCTCATGATATGCCCCATCCATCGTATTCTACCagccttcgccaccgtcaggatgctcggttggccgtacagctcagcaagctcgtagttcttccttctcctccacgttccatgctcgaacacaccacCAAAGATGGTTCAGATGCAATGCTCAAAAACGCCCACTCGAATGATCCAGGACTCTTGTCCATGGAGGACCACCGACCAATGTGtaatatatctcacatttcgtacgggctcgaagtcttctggatctcagtaGTCGGTGAAGCCCCTAGTATGCACGattcccctgcacaatgcgtctccggatttcgcaGCTGATGTCGTTGCCCGAAGTAAAGACCGTGCCGAGATGGGAGAACTCCTTTATTACCTCGAGATTGTCGTCGTCATCCCGCTTCCCAGATGATCTGATTctccggcaagcaggtactttttcttcgtcgcattgattctcaatccaattcttgctgcaTCGCGTTTGAGTCTGGTGTACGCCTCACACGTCTGGCgctctcggcacttctggaggatatgccgtagagtgaaaatttggtcggtggtggatttgTCTCAAACAAATCCAGCTTGGTAGCTGCCGACAAATTTTATAGGGCGTAAGTCTGCCGAACGGGATCGGTGACAGAATCTTATAGGCTGCACTACGGATCCTGGCAACCTGTTGCCCTTTTTGTACTTGCTGGGTAAATTACACCCAGCATTCACTCCTCCGGTAGTTACTCCTGCTCCCAGCTTTTCATGATCAGCTGATGCATTTTGACGGCAAGCCTCTCCGGCTCTATCTTGAAGCGCTCGGTTTATTGCTCTTAAGCTGCTAAATGGCGCAGGCAATCTTATCCAGAGAAGGCGGGGGCACCTCGTCGTCTGCGCCAATGCtgtcgctgttgctgctgttgtgctgCTGCCGAAGCCTGAAGCAAATTGGGCCAAGTATTTTGAATAGATTCCGCGACAAGACCTTACAAGCAGATGGTTGGAAAGCGGTCCCCATCTTGtatgttgcccattttgttggcaaaaacaaacaaacaacatatcTGCTCTCACGTGGTCATCATTTTTGCACGgaacaaatttaaaacatatgttttcaaattttcaaCCGCCAACCCCACACGGCAAGCGTTTCCGTGCGCCGACAAACGAGTCGCACAGTCGGAAGCACTCGAACCACTGTTGTAAATCGGCCAACGCATCCCAGCTGTCAAACAGAGCTGATTGTCAAAGGGCAATTTCTTcacttttgttgtttttttttttccttcacacaCTCCCTTTGGCAGCATACACCAGCAGGTTTTTAGCAAAGgtccgtatcggatgatacttTGGAGATGGAAATTTCCCCTCTCCACCGTGAACAGTGTCTCGACGTCGAAAATACGGATCGTTGAAAGCGGCGCCACCCTGCGGTAGCAACGACTGCACTGAACCAAGTGTCCCAGAACACCGGTCCCAGCGGGGCGGGTTGGTCTGCTGTGTTCCGAATTTGGGAAATCGAAATTTTACCCGTGCGGTGTTGCAATAATAAGCTCTACCGAGTCAGAATCATCTTTTACCCTGTTTTTGCGAATCGACCAGCGGGAGTACCAAATTTACGGAGTCGCATTTCAAGGTAGCCGTCGTGTATCgtgttttgtgcgtgtgtggaaCCGTGCCGAAGGGCGAACGTGTGTGAatagtgttgtgtttgttccTGCTGAGAGtgtctttattttatttggagGAAAAATTGCGCATCCTGCGTAGAGAGTGACGATGAGTGTGCTGCTAAGGAACCAGAGTCAGCTGTTCGGCATGAACCGCTGCTACCGCAACGTTCATCGTAAGTAGTCGTCCGGCATAAACTTCCCCTGCCTCCCGTTCCCTCGTCTGTGGTCCTTTTCGGCTGTGGCGCACTACACAACGCCACAACGTGCTCCATGTGGCCGCAGCATGGCGCGATGTTGGCAGATAACCGGTACTGGCTCATTCTAGACCCGTGCACCAGTTTACGTAATGAAACAACGCACAAAATTGGACGCATTTCGCTCATCCGGTCGGTGGTGCCCTTtgacgcgtgtgtgtgacggGGCACGTGTGGCAGCACCCTTCGGTATCGGTGTCGCCCGAAAGAGGGAAGGTTTTCATGGGCGGGTGCGCGCGCGGACCCTCGATAGATAGTAGTGACGCGACCGAAAATAACCCAAGTGCGTtaaccacacacactcgcgtGCCCaccgcacacatacatacacatccCCCCGCGCTTCGTCGGCTGTGGGAGTGTGCGGCTCTAGTCGGTCAAGTTCATAAGTTTCGCGGTGCGTTCTTGGCGTGAATCGCTACTACAACTTCTAACGCCCAGCGAACGGCAGGATGTACTTTGTCCCCCATCCCATACGTGTACACGTGGATCGTGGATGCTCGTGGTCGAAGAATTGTACGCAAAGTATGCAACATTTCATCATGTTCGATTCACCTTGCCAAATCTGTTCGGAAATCTGTTCCGCGGGTCATCGAAAGAATTTGGATGATGTAATGCTGCTCCAGCGTGGAGCTGTTGGATTTGATGCGATTTGATTACTCATGGAAAGTAAACAAGCAACATCATCTAAGTAGGCCTCGAAACATCAACACAACGGAAAGTGGGGGATAGTAAGAGAAGCAGGAAAACTTTGCGACCGAAGAAAAACCGGTTTAAGTGCAAGTTCAGCACACAAGGCGTGAATCTGCGCCTTGTTTAGCGGGGGATCGTATGATCGCGGAAAGCGTGAAGAAGCAAATGCCCGTTAGAAGGAGATACCAATACCAAT
This is a stretch of genomic DNA from Anopheles merus strain MAF chromosome 2R, AmerM5.1, whole genome shotgun sequence. It encodes these proteins:
- the LOC121590449 gene encoding uncharacterized protein LOC121590449; translation: MLLTDRSQAIVGLLILCCGSAAIAQEMSISEELETCSMLDRPVLVREFGADGADDFFGKITVLYNVAPPKPVQTPRIFADRDPIFYNKIDYREQIKYYYNLYQAFHSQPEYRNDVRFLLSASLHRVPYELEEYDFATFLTAVQTLAGEYNLTTYPNRLNENRTFALFGLREFQVYVIDRCSRVSYIIQPPWSLIQYAYVKAAVLSTFYDRPCGKCELENFLNSTLTDGEKLSDVKADPTKDAKPYDDASDEFSNPAEEEEDHDGGVRAYSEEEDDDDESDTDGNGRTVDEYKADSDPFANLSLTEPEVNVSLRIILPVLHIHVPPAENDTGNNTTGGDYKLHEYIVLNTAHDSEDHWQHPTKEETKVEELSLPPAVVNSSTSTPVSSDPDGTNGTPAREDKIRIGGTDWSTQELGMILNASSVLYDRKEQRLFERLQRYNLTGRGGQYDEVAEISVSNRYDAWNRRRLPPKVDPTRNNRRSQIKKHYARLIPWLNWTFGRAIPPAAGRQPISGSSN